One part of the Eucalyptus grandis isolate ANBG69807.140 chromosome 10, ASM1654582v1, whole genome shotgun sequence genome encodes these proteins:
- the LOC104422375 gene encoding ran-binding protein 1 homolog c, with translation MASSEPEREHREDEEAQAGDDEDTGAQVAPIVKLEEVAVTTGEEDEDAILDLKAKLYRFDKDGRQWKERGAGTVKFLKHKETGKVRLVMRQSKTLKICANHLVISTMTVQEHSGNDKSCVWHATDFADGELKDEYFCIRFGSVENCKTFLERFQEVAESQKKNVENKDASSAAGLLEKLSVEEKKSEDKAGKELASASEGEKETKSEEKPDADKKTESSSSA, from the exons ATGGCGAGCTCCGAGCCCGAGCGCGAGCACCGGGAGGACGAGGAGGCCCAGGCCGGCGACGACGAGGACACCGGCGCCCAGGTCGCCCCCATCGTCAAGCTCGAGGAGGTCGCCGTCACCACCGgcgaggaggacgaggacgcCATCCTCGATCT AAAAGCGAAGCTATACCGGTTCGATAAGGACGGGAGACAATGGAAGGAGAGGGGCGCCGGGACCGTGAAGTTCCTGAAGCACAAGGAGACTGGCAAGGTCCGGCTCGTCATGCGGCAATCCAAAACCTTGAAGATCTGCGCCAATCATCTAG TTATTTCTACCATGACTGTCCAGGAACACTCGGGCAATGATAAATCGTGCGTTTGGCATGCGACCGATTTCGCGGATGGGGAACTCAAGGACGAGTATTTCTGTATCAGATTCGGATCAGTTGAGA ATTGCAAAACCTTCTTGGAAAGGTTCCAGGAAGTTGCTGAATCCCAAAAGAAGAACGTGGAAAACAAGGATGCTAGTTCAGCTGCTGGACTTCTTGAGAAATTGAgtgttgaagaaaagaaaagtgaagataAAGCGGGCAAAGAGTTGGCTTCTGCTTCTGAGGGGGAGAAGGAAACTAAATCTGAAGAAAAACCTGATGCAGATAAGAAAAccgagtcttcttcctcagcttgA